From the Azospirillum formosense genome, one window contains:
- a CDS encoding energy transducer TonB: protein MSVATVDPNDLPDGEERTAPALARWGGSLLVVLGAHALVAVGALSWHVAMEEAPAMPPAVMLDLPPLPETPPAEPPPTLESMLPEPEVPPEPVIEPEPEPEPIPEIAPEPPPPVPAEVALPEPPPKPKPKPKEEPKPKPKAEPPKPRPQPQAPPKPVTEAPANPATAAPPAGAPAQAAPAPRNSNALPTWHGAVLGHLERYKRYPRIAQMRRQQGVPQVHITIDRQGRVVSVRLHKGSGFEALDEETIALVERASPLPAPPPEVAQDRMELVVPVQYFLR, encoded by the coding sequence ATGAGCGTGGCGACCGTCGATCCCAACGACCTGCCGGACGGCGAGGAGCGCACGGCGCCCGCCCTGGCGCGCTGGGGCGGCAGCCTGCTGGTCGTACTGGGCGCCCACGCCCTCGTCGCGGTCGGCGCGCTGTCCTGGCACGTCGCGATGGAGGAGGCGCCGGCGATGCCGCCCGCGGTGATGCTCGACCTGCCGCCGCTGCCGGAAACGCCGCCCGCCGAGCCGCCGCCGACTCTGGAATCGATGCTCCCGGAGCCGGAGGTGCCGCCCGAGCCGGTGATCGAGCCCGAACCGGAGCCGGAACCCATCCCCGAGATCGCCCCGGAGCCGCCGCCGCCCGTCCCGGCGGAGGTCGCCCTGCCCGAGCCGCCGCCCAAGCCGAAGCCGAAGCCCAAGGAAGAGCCCAAGCCGAAGCCCAAGGCCGAACCGCCGAAGCCGCGCCCGCAGCCGCAGGCGCCGCCCAAGCCGGTGACCGAAGCCCCGGCCAACCCCGCCACCGCCGCCCCGCCCGCGGGCGCCCCGGCCCAGGCGGCACCGGCGCCGCGCAACAGCAACGCGCTGCCCACCTGGCACGGCGCCGTCCTCGGCCATCTGGAGCGTTACAAGCGCTATCCCCGCATCGCCCAGATGCGGCGCCAGCAGGGCGTTCCGCAGGTGCACATCACCATTGACCGGCAGGGTCGGGTGGTGTCGGTGCGGCTGCACAAGGGCTCCGGCTTCGAAGCGCTGGACGAGGAGACGATCGCTCTGGTCGAACGCGCTTCCCCGCTTCCGGCCCCGCCGCCGGAGGTGGCGCAGGACCGTATGGAGCTGGTCGTGCCGGTGCAGTACTTCCTGCGCTGA
- a CDS encoding response regulator, whose amino-acid sequence MTQTSSLSATEPTVFIIDDDEAVRDALSVLVEVAGLSVRTFVNALEFLHRCDPEQPGCVVADLRMPFMDGLELQEELARRGCGLPVIIITAHGEVSAAVTAFRSGAVDFLEKPFDDGVFLRRIHEALQRDAHQRRDRSAAESALAKLALLSPRERDVAALMVEGCANKAIAIRLGIGVRTVETHRANILGKLDIRTVPELMRLWMHLP is encoded by the coding sequence ATGACCCAGACCAGCAGCCTCTCCGCCACCGAACCGACCGTCTTCATCATCGACGACGACGAGGCGGTCCGCGACGCCCTCTCCGTTCTCGTCGAAGTGGCCGGCCTGTCCGTGCGCACCTTCGTCAACGCTCTGGAATTCCTGCACCGCTGCGACCCGGAGCAGCCGGGCTGCGTGGTGGCCGACCTCCGCATGCCCTTCATGGACGGGCTGGAGCTTCAGGAGGAACTGGCCCGGCGCGGCTGCGGCCTGCCGGTCATCATCATCACCGCCCATGGCGAGGTGAGCGCCGCGGTCACCGCCTTCCGGTCCGGAGCCGTCGATTTCCTGGAGAAGCCCTTCGACGACGGCGTCTTCCTGCGCCGCATCCATGAGGCCTTGCAGCGCGACGCCCACCAGCGCCGGGACCGCTCCGCCGCGGAGTCCGCCCTGGCGAAGCTGGCTCTTCTCAGCCCCCGCGAGCGGGATGTCGCGGCCCTGATGGTGGAGGGCTGCGCCAACAAGGCCATCGCGATCCGCCTCGGGATCGGCGTCCGCACGGTGGAGACCCATCGGGCGAACATCCTCGGCAAGCTCGACATCCGCACGGTTCCGGAACTCATGCGCCTGTGGATGCACTTGCCGTGA
- a CDS encoding ATP-binding protein: MPFPPASRATGTPAILTGRDMVVLSLAFLAAYLPIDWLTFIHPRPSLNITPWNPPAGLYMALLLWTGARGLPMVYATLILADLVVRGHPASIASLLLSNLAIVAGYGAAAHVLRHRVGIGLALNRVRDVGWLVGVTFLSAAVVAPVFVGVFVLDGALPASELPTLAFQYWLGDAIGIAVVTPFVLLLHQPDKTPAWSVPRTPTAAQTAAIAAALLLVFLPIGDGQFNLFYVLFLPLVWVAVSHGLPGAVLAALAIQSGLIAGLQAIGLPLGAVIYHQTLMLALAITALFLGALVSERREVEARLRQHQSELAHLSRLTVTGEMASALAHELNQPLLAAISYARAAQRLLEGGDTPPRAHDLIDKAVIQAERAGEVIRGLRTFLSKGSLQLAPESASEILRETLTLVRGDAAYNRVQLKVDMTEPLPLVLCDRIQIEQVLLNLVHNSIEAIAAADSPVREVVLRVRATPPDGLTFEVEDSGPGVSAGMVDHLYSPFATTKPAGMGLGLPICRSIVESHGGRLWLGRTGPTGSVFQVFLPADSARSPSKHPAVP; encoded by the coding sequence ATGCCTTTCCCACCCGCCAGTCGCGCGACGGGTACACCCGCCATCCTGACCGGCCGGGACATGGTCGTGCTGTCGCTCGCCTTCCTGGCGGCCTATCTGCCCATCGACTGGCTGACCTTCATCCACCCGCGCCCGAGCCTCAACATCACGCCGTGGAACCCGCCGGCGGGGCTCTACATGGCCCTTCTGCTGTGGACCGGCGCGCGCGGCCTGCCGATGGTCTACGCCACGCTGATCCTGGCCGATCTGGTGGTGCGGGGGCATCCCGCCTCGATCGCCTCGCTGCTGCTCTCGAACCTCGCCATCGTCGCCGGCTACGGGGCGGCCGCCCATGTGCTGCGCCACAGGGTGGGGATCGGTCTGGCGTTGAACCGGGTGCGCGACGTCGGCTGGCTGGTCGGAGTCACCTTCCTCAGCGCCGCCGTCGTGGCGCCCGTCTTCGTCGGCGTGTTCGTCCTGGACGGGGCCTTGCCCGCCTCCGAGCTGCCGACGCTGGCCTTCCAATACTGGCTGGGCGACGCCATCGGCATCGCCGTGGTCACGCCCTTCGTCCTTCTCCTGCACCAACCGGACAAGACGCCCGCCTGGAGCGTGCCGAGGACGCCCACGGCCGCCCAGACGGCCGCCATCGCCGCGGCCCTGCTGCTGGTCTTCCTGCCCATCGGCGACGGCCAGTTCAACCTGTTCTACGTGCTGTTCCTGCCCCTCGTCTGGGTCGCCGTGTCGCACGGCCTGCCGGGTGCGGTGCTGGCGGCCCTGGCCATCCAGAGCGGCCTGATCGCCGGGCTGCAGGCGATCGGCCTTCCCCTGGGCGCGGTGATCTATCACCAGACGCTGATGCTGGCCCTGGCCATCACGGCCCTGTTCCTCGGCGCGCTGGTCAGCGAGCGGCGCGAGGTCGAGGCCCGGCTGCGCCAACACCAGAGCGAACTGGCCCATCTCTCGCGCCTCACCGTGACGGGGGAGATGGCCTCGGCCCTGGCCCACGAGCTGAACCAGCCGCTGCTGGCCGCCATCAGCTACGCGCGCGCCGCCCAGCGCCTGCTGGAGGGCGGCGACACCCCGCCGCGCGCCCACGACCTCATCGACAAGGCGGTGATCCAGGCGGAGCGCGCGGGCGAGGTCATCCGCGGGCTGCGCACCTTCCTCAGCAAGGGATCGCTGCAGCTGGCGCCGGAATCGGCCAGCGAGATCCTGCGCGAGACGCTGACCCTGGTGCGGGGGGACGCGGCCTACAACCGGGTCCAGCTGAAGGTGGACATGACGGAGCCGCTTCCCCTCGTGCTGTGCGACCGCATCCAGATCGAGCAGGTCCTCCTCAACCTCGTGCACAACAGCATCGAGGCCATCGCCGCGGCCGACAGCCCGGTGCGCGAGGTCGTCCTGCGCGTCCGGGCGACGCCGCCGGACGGCCTGACCTTCGAGGTCGAGGACAGCGGACCCGGCGTGTCGGCGGGCATGGTCGACCATCTGTACTCGCCGTTCGCCACCACGAAGCCGGCGGGCATGGGGCTCGGCTTGCCCATCTGCCGCTCGATCGTCGAAAGCCACGGCGGCAGGCTGTGGCTCGGCCGCACCGGTCCGACCGGTTCCGTTTTCCAGGTCTTTCTGCCCGCAGACTCTGCCCGCAGCCCGTCCAAACACCCGGCCGTCCCATGA
- a CDS encoding Glu/Leu/Phe/Val dehydrogenase — protein MDDLLSGALSRLDEAAKHVEVDSEVLEKLKYAKETLSVRLSVRMDDGSRRSFPAWRCRYDDTRGPTKGGIRFHPSSNVEEVTTLAFWMTFKCAVMNLPYGGGKGAVKVDPHSLSKSELERLSRAYVQAFAGMIGPDRDIPAPDVYTNSMIMGWMADEYSSIVRQPSPAVITGKPLPLGGSLGRDDATARGGYYLIKHLEEDLRLSGSARRVVIQGYGNAGFHIARLLHADGYRIVGLSDSRGAIVCEDGLDPQAVQTAKERGGSVTAYTENGARAVSGDELLGTDCEILVPAALEDQIHKGNAGLIKARVVLELANGPITPDADRILNEAGVIVLPDILANAGGVTVSYFEWVQNRQGYYWGLGEIHERLRVIMETEGRRVWDMGTAKSIPMRTAAYAHALERLSKAIAAHGTQPFFVG, from the coding sequence ATGGACGATCTGCTTTCGGGGGCGCTGAGCCGCCTGGATGAAGCCGCCAAGCACGTCGAGGTGGATTCCGAGGTTCTCGAGAAACTGAAATACGCCAAGGAGACCCTGAGCGTCCGCCTGTCGGTGCGCATGGACGACGGATCGCGCCGTTCCTTCCCGGCGTGGCGGTGCCGCTACGACGACACTCGCGGCCCGACCAAGGGCGGCATCCGTTTCCACCCGAGTTCCAACGTCGAGGAGGTGACCACGCTGGCCTTCTGGATGACCTTCAAGTGCGCGGTGATGAACCTGCCCTATGGCGGGGGCAAGGGCGCGGTGAAGGTCGATCCGCACAGCCTGTCCAAGTCGGAGCTGGAGCGTCTGTCGCGGGCCTATGTGCAGGCCTTCGCCGGCATGATCGGACCTGACCGCGACATCCCGGCGCCGGACGTCTACACCAACTCCATGATCATGGGGTGGATGGCCGACGAGTACAGCTCCATCGTCCGCCAGCCGAGCCCGGCGGTCATCACCGGAAAGCCGCTGCCGCTCGGCGGCTCCCTCGGGCGTGACGACGCGACCGCGCGCGGCGGCTACTACCTCATCAAGCATCTGGAGGAGGATCTGCGCCTGTCCGGATCGGCCCGCCGGGTGGTGATCCAGGGCTACGGCAACGCCGGCTTCCACATCGCCCGCCTGCTGCATGCGGACGGCTATCGCATCGTCGGCCTGTCCGACTCCCGCGGAGCCATCGTCTGCGAGGACGGGCTGGACCCGCAAGCCGTGCAGACGGCCAAGGAGCGGGGCGGCTCGGTGACCGCCTACACCGAGAACGGCGCCCGTGCGGTGAGCGGCGACGAGCTGCTGGGAACCGATTGCGAAATCCTGGTCCCCGCGGCTCTGGAGGATCAGATCCACAAGGGCAACGCCGGACTCATCAAGGCGCGGGTTGTCCTGGAACTCGCCAACGGCCCGATCACGCCGGACGCCGACCGCATCCTGAACGAGGCCGGCGTCATCGTCCTGCCCGACATCCTGGCGAACGCCGGTGGGGTGACGGTGTCCTACTTCGAGTGGGTGCAGAACCGTCAGGGCTACTATTGGGGCCTCGGCGAGATTCACGAGCGCCTTCGCGTGATCATGGAGACCGAGGGCCGCCGGGTCTGGGACATGGGCACGGCCAAGTCCATCCCGATGCGCACGGCGGCCTACGCCCACGCGCTGGAACGGCTGTCGAAGGCCATCGCCGCGCATGGAACGCAGCCGTTCTTCGTCGGCTGA
- a CDS encoding regulator of nucleoside diphosphate kinase, whose product MTEETDRPLIWIGRMDYGRLLRAMDRLAAQDPDVRAFLSRELERAIVRPECDLPRTIVRMGSRFLFRRDDGMPPEWGELVYPDQSPKEDQITVASPLGVALLGLREGARMPYSDADGTTRRLMVERVLPA is encoded by the coding sequence ATGACCGAGGAAACCGACCGGCCGCTGATCTGGATCGGCCGCATGGATTATGGGCGCCTGCTGCGGGCCATGGACCGGCTGGCCGCGCAGGACCCGGACGTCCGGGCGTTCCTGTCGAGGGAGTTGGAACGGGCGATCGTCCGCCCGGAATGCGACCTTCCCCGGACCATCGTGCGCATGGGCAGCCGGTTCCTGTTCCGCCGCGATGACGGCATGCCGCCCGAATGGGGAGAGCTGGTGTACCCGGACCAATCGCCCAAGGAGGATCAGATCACCGTCGCCTCTCCGCTGGGGGTGGCCCTGCTCGGTCTTCGGGAAGGCGCCCGGATGCCCTACAGCGATGCGGACGGCACCACACGCCGGCTGATGGTCGAGCGCGTCCTCCCCGCCTGA
- a CDS encoding DUF2325 domain-containing protein yields MGTCLSSEDVAWLCRRLKLVPTADARPYDIHRYFVEKAAEDGPEARLMHKRLDETFAVAVKRFARETTEDGWMALWTAAVASGDVAAAYWGVLSHGAMPDAVRVRAFADVHMLSHIMGGENRRQLRENRDLARRCEDLAARLTKQDRAAAERVAEKDARIRELEAQLTAQRAAPAAPETTSAAKAPSGRAPGQARLQRTMEALHRRVASERMRARHAEAEVERLRRLLDPPAAQVRRTAVAETNAPTDLGGRAILYVGGRTKSLPHLRAAVETRNGCLLHHDGGFEQTTRCLEGLVERADVVVCPVDCVSHDACLRVKGLCRRMGKPFVPMRSAGATSFARILHSFGRDGAGEDAAHH; encoded by the coding sequence GTGGGCACTTGCCTGTCGTCGGAGGACGTGGCGTGGCTGTGCCGGCGGCTGAAGCTGGTCCCCACCGCGGACGCCCGCCCCTACGACATCCACCGCTATTTCGTGGAGAAGGCCGCGGAGGACGGGCCGGAGGCCCGGCTGATGCACAAGCGGCTGGACGAGACCTTCGCCGTCGCGGTGAAGCGCTTCGCCCGCGAGACGACCGAAGACGGGTGGATGGCGCTGTGGACCGCCGCGGTGGCCTCGGGCGACGTGGCCGCCGCCTACTGGGGCGTGCTGAGCCACGGCGCCATGCCCGACGCGGTGCGGGTGCGCGCCTTCGCCGACGTGCACATGCTCTCGCACATCATGGGTGGCGAGAACCGGCGCCAACTGCGGGAGAACCGTGATCTGGCCCGGCGCTGCGAGGACTTGGCGGCCCGGCTGACGAAGCAGGACCGCGCCGCCGCCGAGCGCGTCGCCGAGAAGGACGCCCGCATCCGGGAGCTGGAGGCGCAACTCACCGCCCAACGGGCCGCTCCCGCGGCTCCGGAAACGACAAGCGCCGCGAAAGCCCCGTCCGGCCGCGCGCCCGGCCAGGCGCGCCTGCAGCGCACCATGGAGGCCCTGCACCGCCGCGTCGCCAGCGAGCGCATGCGCGCGCGCCACGCCGAGGCGGAGGTGGAGCGGCTGCGCCGCCTGCTCGACCCACCGGCCGCGCAGGTCCGCCGCACCGCCGTCGCCGAGACGAACGCGCCGACCGACCTCGGCGGGCGGGCCATCCTTTATGTGGGCGGACGGACCAAGAGCCTGCCCCACCTGCGGGCGGCGGTGGAGACCCGCAACGGCTGCCTGCTGCACCATGACGGCGGGTTCGAGCAGACCACCCGCTGCCTGGAAGGTCTGGTCGAGCGCGCCGACGTGGTGGTCTGCCCCGTCGATTGCGTCAGCCACGACGCCTGCCTGCGGGTGAAGGGGCTGTGCCGCCGCATGGGCAAACCCTTCGTGCCGATGCGCAGCGCCGGCGCCACCAGCTTCGCCCGCATCCTGCACAGCTTCGGGCGGGACGGCGCCGGCGAGGACGCCGCCCACCACTGA